TTTAGTATTTAATTGCATCCACATCCTCCACCTGATTTTCCTCCGTTAGCACCTGCAACTCCTTCTCTATAATTCTGAGAGCTTGTTTCGTATTGTTCAATTTTTCTTGATGATAAAGCCATATCTTCATCATTTAAATACATTTTTTGATATGGCTTTACGCTTACACAATTTGAAAAAATTGTAATAATAAGTAAAAGCATAACTGTTTTTTTAATCATATTTTAGTTTAATTTTAAATTAGTAGATGTATATATATTATTCTTGTTAGTAACTAAAAGACATTCAACACCTTTTAGTTGATTTATTAATGCTAATCCTTTTTCTTTTCCCATTACGTAAACCGATGTTGCTAAAGCGTCTCCTAACTCTGTATTTTCACAAAAAACAGTAACGCTTTTTAAGCCTTTAACTGGCCAACCCGTTTTAGGATGAATTATATGCGAATACTTAATTCCATTAAATTCGATATATTTTGCATAATTACCTGAAGTTACCACCCCGTTATTGTACAAATTAAACGAAGCAATACTTTTTAATACTTTGTTCGGATCTGCAATTTTTATAGCCCATTTTTCGGTTATCGGATGATTTCCCCAAGTTGTCAAATCACCTCCTGCATTTACCAAACCAGCTTTTACGCCTAGTTTTTTTAATTTTTCTTTTACTTTTTCTGCCGCATAGCCTTTTCCAATAGATCCGAAACCAATCTTCATTCCTTTTTTTACTAAAAACACCGTATTATTTTCTTTATCAATACGAATATCTTTGTAATTAATATTTTTTATTGATTTTAAAACAAGCGTGCTATCAGGTAATTTTTTCATCGGTTTATTGAAATACCACAATTTATCTAACGAGGCAAAACTGATATCAAAACATCCATTTGTTAATTCCGATATTCTTTTGCTTCTTGCGATTAAATCAACCAATTCACGACTCACTTTTACAGGTTTTACTCCCGCATTTCTTGTAATTTTTGAAGTTTGAGAAGTTGCTTTCCAAGACGATATTAAGTTTTCAATTCGCACAGTTTCCTTGATAGCTTCTTGAATAAAAAAAGTAGATTTTTCTTTTGTTTCAGTAACAACGGTAAATTCAAAATCAACGCCCATCAAAAGCCTTTTTTCTTTATAAACTTGCTGCCCTTTTACTGAAAATGAAGCTATTATTAAACAAAACAAAAAATATATCCGCATCATTATTTTAAATAATTTTCGATATAATATGCTGCTGTTTCACTTTTATAACCATCAATAGCTTTTACCATTTCTGCTTTATCATTTAAAACTGCCACAAAAGGAAAAGCACCTGAATTATTATATTTTTCTGCTATTTTTTCTATATAATTAATGCGTTCTTTTGTTAATTTTCTTCTACTACGAGGAAAATCAATATTTACTAAAACATAGTCTAAAAGAGCTTTATTTTTAAATATTTCAGAAGATAAAACTTCATTTTTCAATTCTTGACAAGGTATACACCAATCAGATCCTGAGAAATAAACAAATATTTTTTTATGCTGATTACTTGCAATTTTTTGAGCTTCTTCAATATTTGTTAACCATCTCAGTTTTTTTTTTTTGTCCGTTTACGGTTACAGTTATTGCTCCTACTAAAACCAGTGTTAGTATTATATTTTTATACATTTTTTTAAAATTTTCGACAAAACTAATCTTTATTTAGAATAAATAAACATAGATTTGCCAAAAATTTAAATTATTTATTTTTAATTAATCTAAATTAAGTAATATTAACATGAAGAAATTATTAATTTTATACATAATCGCATTAGTTACTATTTCTGTAAATGCACAAGAAGTGACCGTTGGGGCAGGAACCTGTGGTGGATCTATTACCTCAAATCTTCCTGTTAAATATGATGATGGTTCTTGGACTAGCGGAAAAAGTAACAGTTGGTCTTTGATGCTTTATAAAAAAAGTGAATTAAACAATATCAATGGAAACTTAACCCAATTAGGGTTTTATACAGATTGTGGAAGTACAAATTATTCAAC
The Tenacibaculum pacificus DNA segment above includes these coding regions:
- a CDS encoding FAD:protein FMN transferase, which produces MGVDFEFTVVTETKEKSTFFIQEAIKETVRIENLISSWKATSQTSKITRNAGVKPVKVSRELVDLIARSKRISELTNGCFDISFASLDKLWYFNKPMKKLPDSTLVLKSIKNINYKDIRIDKENNTVFLVKKGMKIGFGSIGKGYAAEKVKEKLKKLGVKAGLVNAGGDLTTWGNHPITEKWAIKIADPNKVLKSIASFNLYNNGVVTSGNYAKYIEFNGIKYSHIIHPKTGWPVKGLKSVTVFCENTELGDALATSVYVMGKEKGLALINQLKGVECLLVTNKNNIYTSTNLKLN
- a CDS encoding DUF4266 domain-containing protein is translated as MIKKTVMLLLIITIFSNCVSVKPYQKMYLNDEDMALSSRKIEQYETSSQNYREGVAGANGGKSGGGCGCN
- a CDS encoding thioredoxin family protein, whose protein sequence is MRWLTNIEEAQKIASNQHKKIFVYFSGSDWCIPCQELKNEVLSSEIFKNKALLDYVLVNIDFPRSRRKLTKERINYIEKIAEKYNNSGAFPFVAVLNDKAEMVKAIDGYKSETAAYYIENYLK